One genomic region from Balaenoptera acutorostrata chromosome 1, mBalAcu1.1, whole genome shotgun sequence encodes:
- the ZNF593 gene encoding zinc finger protein 593, whose translation MGRSRRTGAHRAHSLARQMKAKRRQPDLDEIHRDLRPQVASRPRPDPGAEPDPDLPGGGLHRCLACARYFIDSANLKTHFRSKDHKKRLKQLSVEPYSQEEAERAAGMGSYVPPQRLAVPTEVSTAIPEMDTST comes from the exons ATGGGTCGCTCCCGCCGGACGGGCGCGCACCGAGCGCACTCCCTGGCCCGCCAGATGAAGGCGAAGCGGCGGCAGCCGGACCTGGATGAGATTCACCGCGATTTGCGGCCCCAGGTTGCCTCACGGCCCCGGCCAGACCCAGGCGCGGAACCCGATCCCGACCTGCCAGGGGGCGGCCTGCATCGCTGTCTGGCCTGCGC GAGGTACTTCATCGATTCTGCCAACCTGAAGACGCACTTCCGATCCAAAGACCACAAGAAAAG GCTGAAGCAGCTGAGTGTGGAGCCCTACAGTCAGGAAGAAGCAGAGAGGGCAGCGGGTATGGGTTCCTATGTTCCTCCCCAAAGGCTGGCAGTGCCCACAGAAGTATCCACCGCGATCCCTGAGATGGACACGTCTACCTGA
- the CNKSR1 gene encoding connector enhancer of kinase suppressor of ras 1: protein MEPVATWTPGKVAAWLRGLDDSLQDYHFEDWELPGKYLLQLCPRSLEALTVWPLGHQELILEGVEQLRALSSGLQSENLRSLTEGLLEGIRAFQSLVQGRLGGCAEPPADVLTAAMELVHAAHSLLFWLNRYLFSHLNDFSSCQEIGELCGELGQALQEDCPAAEKESKVLRISSHVAGICHNILSCSPEELLEQKAVLQYVPLDHPSGLEIHTTSNCLHFVSRVGTQVPIDSRLQILPGDEIVQINEQVVVGWPHKNVVRELLREPDGVSLVLKKVLAPEIPSQTPPQALGPPRPVSPLLAPALPSPRAPSEDVFAFDLTSNPSPGPSPAAWTASTSLDPEPLPGPHAPSATLLAGVADAPEPPEHPDKSPVPGRKKSKGVATQLSRRQVSCRELGRPDCDGWLLLRKVPGGFMGPRWRRCWFVLKGHTLYWYRQPQDEKAEGLINVSRYSLESGQDQKKKYVFQLTHNMYKPFIFAADTLTDLSMWVRHLITCISKYRSPGRAPLPREEDCYSETEAEDPDDEAGSCSASPSPAQAGSSLHGDTSPAAALTQGSPRTSFSPPTDSSEGALEGMVRGLRLGGVSLLGRLQPLTHEQWRSSFMRRNRDPQLNERVHRVRALQSTLKAKMQELQALEEVLGDPELTGEKFRRWKEQNQELYSEGLGACGVERAEDSSQAPNSDSREPSSHPPPSQPEEHSCLRPLTPESDL from the exons ATGGAGCCAGTAGCGACCTGGACCCCCGGGAAGGTGGCGGCTTGGCTgagag GCCTCGATGATTCCCTGCAGGACTATCACTTTGAGGACTGGGAGCTGCCTGGCAAGTACCTGCTCCAGCTCTGCCCCCGAAGCCTGGAAGCTCTAACTGTGTGGCCTCTGGGCCACCAGGAGCTCATCCTGGAAGGGGTGGAACAGCTCCGGGCCCTG AGCTCCGGGCTACAGTCAGAGAACCTGCGGAGCCTGACAGAGGGGCTGCTGGAGGGAATCCGGGCATTCCAGAGCTTAGTCCAAGGTCGCTTGGGGGGCTGTGCTGAGCCTCCTGCAGATGTCCTCACCGCGGCCATGGAGCTGGTGCATGCGGCCCATTCCCTCCTCTTCTGGCTCAACAG GTACCTCTTCTCCCACTTAAATGACTTCTCATCCTGCCAGGAGATTGGGGAATTGTGCGGGGAGCTGGGCCAGGCCTTGCAGGAG GACTGCCCAGCGGCTGAGAAGGAGAGCAAAGTCCTGAGGATT AGCAGCCACGTGGCCGGGATCTGCCACAACATCCTGAGCTGCAGCCCAGAGGAGCTGCTGGAGCAGAAGGCCGTGCTACAGTACGTGCCGCTGGACCATCCTTCG GGCCTGGAGATCCACACCACCAGCAACTGCCTGCACTTTGTGTCTCGAGTGGGCACCCAG GTCCCCATTGATTCCCGGCTGCAGATCCTGCCTGGAGACGAGATTGTCCAGATCAATGAGCAGGTGGTG GTGGGCTGGCCCCATAAAAACGTGGTGAGGGAGCTGCTCCGGGAGCCAGACGGGGTCAGCTTAGTGCTGAAGAAGGTCCTGGCGCCGGAGATACCCTCACAG ACCCCTCCTCAGGCCTTGGGCCCCCCACGCCCAGTGAGCCCATTGCTGGCTCCGGCCCTGCCGTCTCCCAG GGCCCCATCGGAAGACGTCTTCGCCTTCGACCTGACTTCAAACCCAAGTCCCGGACCCAGCCCTGCTGCCTGGACAG CCTCAACCTCCCTTGACCCGGAGCCCCTGCCCGGCCCCCATGCACCCTCAGCCACACTCCTAGCTGGGGTAGCAGATGCTCCAGAGCCCCCAGAACACCCTGACAAG AGTCCTGTCCCTGGTCGCAAGAAATCAAAAG GCGTGGCGACGCAGCTGAGCCGCCGGCAGGTGTCCTGCCGGGAGCTGGGCCGGCCTGACTGTGATGGCTGGCTCCTGCTCCGCAAGGTGCCCGGGGGCTTCATGGGCCCACGCTGGCGCCGCTGCTGGTTTGTGCTCAAGGGACACACGCTCTACTGGTACCGCCAGCCCCAG GATGAGAAGGCTGAGGGCCTCATCAATGTCTCCAGGTACAGTCTGGAAAGTGGACAAgatcagaagaaaaaata tgTGTTCCAGCTCACCCATAACATGTACAAACCCTTCATCTTCGCTGCTGATACCCTGACGGACCTGAGCAT GTGGGTGCGCCATCTCATTACCTGCATTTCCAAGTACCGGTCTCCAGGCCGCGCCCCCTTGCCCCGAGAGGAAG ACTGCTACAGTGAGACGGAAGCAGAAGACCCCGACGATGAGGCTGGATCCTGCTCAGCCTCG cccagcccggccCAAGCTGGGAGTTCGCTCCACGGAGACACATCACCTGCGGCCGCCCTCACGCAGGGCAGCCCACGGACCTCCTTCAGCCCTCCGACAG ACAGCAGCGAAGGGGCCCTGGAAGGAATGGTACGGGGGCTGAGGCTGGGTGGCGTGTCCCTCCTGGGCAGGCTGCAGCCCCTCACTCACGAGCAGTGGCGGAGCTCTTTCATGCGGCGCAACCGAGACCCCCAGCTCAATGAGCGAGTGCACCGCGTGCGGGCGCTGCAGAGCACGCTCAAG GCAAAGATGCAGGAGCTGCAGGCCCTGGAGGAGGTGCTAGGCGACCCCGAGCTCACTGGGGAGAAATTCCGCAGGTGGAAGGAGCAGAACCAGGAGCTCTACTCAGAGGGCCTGGGGGCCTGCGGAGTGGAGCGGGCAGAGGACAGCTCCCAAGCCCCGAACTCTGACTCCAGGGAACCgtcttcccaccccccaccctctcAGCCTGAGGAGCACTCCTGTCTCCGCCCCCTGACCCCAGAGAGTGACCTCTGA
- the ZNF593OS gene encoding putative transmembrane protein ZNF593OS — MRFRRLTPGYFRVLQMQIAGELKAEPRSPLVGIVAALLAILGLGGSCYAVWKMVGQRRPPQAP; from the exons ATGCGATTTCGACGCCTGACACCTGGCTACTTCCGAGTGCTACAG ATGCAGATAGCCGGGGAGCTGAAGGCAGAGCCCCGGAGTCCGCTGGTGGGGATCGTGGCTGCACTGCTGGCTATCCTCGGGCTGGGCGGCTCCTGCTATGCTGTCTGGAAGATGGTGGGGCAGCGGCGGCCACCACAGGCTCCATGA
- the FAM110D gene encoding protein FAM110D encodes MQRSQEAPANCSQLLNYLPTSSGLWGTVLPSSAKMLLASPSTPSRGRTPSAVERLEADKAKYVKTHQVIARRQEPALRGGPGPLTPHPCNELGPPPSPRTPGPARRGSGRRLPRPDSLIFYRQKRDCKASVNKENAKGQGLVRRLFLGAPRDVASSSPGSTERPAAPGGWAAPQDAPEAAGKRALCPTCSLPLSEKERFFNYCGLERALVEVLGAERFSPQSWGADASPQPGTSPPPGSGDASDWTSSDGGTERRDRAEGGGSEAGGSARDGRPQVSVVERNARVIQWLYGCQRARGPPRESEV; translated from the exons ATGCAGAG ATCCCAGGAGGCCCCAGCCAATTGCTCTCAGCTCCTCAACTATCTGCCTACCTCCAGTGGCTTATGGGGCACTGTCCTGCCCAGTTCTGCTAAGATGCTCCtggcctctccctccaccccatccaGGGGACGGACCCCCAGCGCTGTGGAGAGGCTGGAGGCCGACAAAGCCAAGTATGTCAAGACGCACCAGGTGATAGCGCGACGCCAGGAGCCAGCTCTGCGTGGGGGTCCCGGGCcgctcaccccccacccctgcaacGAGCTGGGGCCCCCTCCATCGCCCAGGACGCCCGGACCCGCCCGCCGGGGCAGTGGCAGGCGGCTGCCAAGGCCTGATTCCCTCATCTTCTACCGCCAGAAGCGGGACTGCAAGGCTTCAGTGAACAAAGAGAACGCCAAGGGCCAGGGGCTGGTGCGTCGCCTCTTCCTGGGCGCCCCCCGAGACGTCGCTTCAAGCAGCCCAGGCTCAACGGAGCGACCCGCGGCTCCTGGGGGTTGGGCCGCGCCCCAAGATGCCCCAGAAGCAGCGGGAAAGCGGGCATTGTGCCCCACGTGCTCGCTGCCCCTGTCGGAGAAGGAGCGCTTCTTCAACTACTGCGGTCTGGAGCGCGCGCTGGTAGAGGTGCTGGGCGCCGAGCGCTTCTCTCCGCAGAGCTGGGGTGCCGACGCCAGCCCCCAGCCCGGAACGTCGCCGCCGCCCGGCTCTGGGGACGCCAGCGACTGGACGTCCAGCGACGGCGGCACAGAACGCCGGGACCGTGCGGAGGGCGGTGGCTCGGAAGCGGGGGGCTCGGCGCGGGACGGGCGCCCCCAGGTGTCGGTGGTGGAGCGCAACGCGCGCGTCATCCAGTGGCTGTACGGCTGCCAGCGCGCCCGCGGCCCGCCGCGCGAGTCCGAGGTGTGA
- the C1H1orf232 gene encoding uncharacterized protein C1orf232 homolog produces the protein MNQAFWKTYKSKVLQTLSGESEEDLAEEKENPALAESEAAEPAEEAFNPMSQLARRVQGVGAKGWLTMSSLFNKEDEDKLLPPEPCADHPLAAQPSSQAAAAAAAETRGPGFWDAFASRWQQQQQAAAASMLRGAEPTPDQDPEAGDEAAERPEPREADPAAGFKWGFLTHKLAEMRVKAAPKGD, from the exons ATGAACCAAGCCTTCTGGAAAACCTACAAGTCCAAAGTGCTACAGACCCTGAGTGGGGAATCTGAGGAGGACCTGGCAGAGGAG aaggagaacccAGCGTTAGCGGAATCTGAGGCGGCAGAACCAGCTGAAGAGGCCTTCAATCCCATGTCACAGCTGGCCCGCCGG GTTCAGGGGGTTGGGGCGAAAGGCTGGCTGACAATGTCGTCTCTGTTTAACAAAGAAGACGAGGACAAGCTGCTGCCACCAGAGCCCTGTGCTGACCA CCCGCTGGCGGCGCAGCCCTCCTCtcaggcggcggcggcagcggcggccgaGACGCGCGGGCCCGGGTTCTGGGATGCGTTCgccagcaggtggcagcagcagcagcaggcggCGGCAGCGTCCATGCTGCGCGGCGCGGAACCCACCCCGGATCAGGACCCTGAAGCCGGGGACGAGGCCGCCGAGCGCCCCGAGCCGCGGGAAGCCGATCCCGCAGCCGGTTTCAAGTGGGGCTTCCTCACCCACAAACTGGCCGAGATGAGGGTGAAAGCTGCGCCCAAGGGCGACTAG